A single genomic interval of Cupriavidus necator harbors:
- a CDS encoding branched-chain amino acid ABC transporter permease: protein MELFGVPLPALLSQLLLGLVNGSFYAILSLGLAVIFGLLNVINFAHGALFMLGAVLAWMGLNYLGLNYWLMLVLAPVLAGALGVVLERTMLRHLYRFDHLYGLLLTLGICLLIEGALRSIYGVSGLPYPTPEGLSGVSQLGFMVLPNYRAWVVLASLAVCFATWFMIEKTRLGAYLRAGTENPRMVEAFGVNVPLLVTLTYAFGVGLAALAGVLAAPVMQVSPLMGQNLIITVFAVVVIGGMGSILGSIFTGLGLGVFEGITKVYYPEASATVVFVAMVCVLLVRPAGLFGKEK, encoded by the coding sequence ATGGAATTGTTTGGAGTGCCCCTGCCCGCGCTGCTGAGCCAGTTACTGCTGGGGCTGGTCAACGGCTCGTTCTACGCGATCCTGAGCCTGGGCCTGGCCGTGATCTTCGGTCTGCTCAACGTGATCAACTTTGCGCACGGCGCGCTGTTCATGCTCGGCGCGGTGCTGGCCTGGATGGGCCTGAACTATCTCGGGCTCAACTACTGGCTGATGCTGGTGCTGGCACCGGTGCTGGCCGGGGCGCTCGGCGTGGTGCTGGAGCGCACCATGCTGCGCCACCTCTACCGCTTCGACCACCTGTACGGGCTGCTGCTGACGCTGGGCATCTGCCTGCTGATCGAAGGCGCGCTGCGCTCGATCTATGGCGTCTCAGGCCTGCCCTATCCCACGCCTGAAGGCTTGTCTGGCGTGAGCCAGCTGGGCTTCATGGTGCTTCCCAACTACCGCGCATGGGTGGTGCTGGCGTCGCTGGCGGTGTGCTTTGCCACCTGGTTCATGATCGAGAAGACGCGGCTGGGCGCCTACCTGCGCGCCGGCACCGAGAATCCGCGCATGGTCGAGGCCTTCGGCGTCAACGTGCCGCTGCTGGTGACGCTGACCTACGCGTTCGGCGTGGGCCTGGCCGCGCTGGCGGGCGTGCTGGCCGCGCCGGTGATGCAGGTCTCGCCGCTGATGGGCCAGAATCTGATCATCACGGTCTTCGCCGTGGTGGTGATCGGCGGCATGGGGTCGATCCTGGGCTCGATCTTCACCGGACTTGGCCTGGGTGTCTTCGAGGGTATTACCAAGGTCTACTACCCCGAAGCCTCCGCGACGGTGGTCTTCGTCGCCATGGTGTGCGTGCTGCTGGTGCGCCCCGCCGGGCTCTTTGGAAAGGAAAAATGA
- a CDS encoding ABC transporter ATP-binding protein, which yields MTRTASPALELRGLHAWYGESHILHGVDLTVNPGEVVTLLGRNGAGRTTTLRAIMGLVGMRKGSVRVHGQETIGMKTHRIAPLGLGYCPEERAIFASLSCEENLLLPPQFACTPGAVGLREPMTLGEIYEMFPNLHERRKSQGTRMSGGEQQMLAVARILRTGASVLLLDEISEGLAPVIVQKLAKMIAMLRGRGYTIVMVEQNFRFAAPLADRFFVMEHGRIVEAFGADELERKMPTLSALLGV from the coding sequence ATGACAAGGACGGCCTCCCCTGCCCTCGAACTCCGCGGCCTGCACGCCTGGTATGGCGAGTCGCACATCCTTCACGGCGTGGACCTGACCGTCAACCCGGGCGAGGTGGTGACGCTGCTCGGCCGCAACGGCGCCGGACGCACCACCACGCTGCGCGCCATCATGGGCCTGGTCGGCATGCGCAAGGGTTCGGTGCGTGTGCACGGCCAGGAAACCATCGGCATGAAGACGCACCGCATCGCACCGCTGGGCCTGGGCTACTGCCCGGAAGAGCGCGCCATCTTCGCCAGCCTGTCCTGCGAGGAGAACCTGCTGCTGCCGCCGCAATTCGCCTGCACCCCGGGGGCGGTCGGACTGCGCGAGCCCATGACGCTGGGCGAGATCTACGAGATGTTCCCCAACCTGCACGAGCGGCGCAAGAGCCAGGGCACGCGCATGTCGGGCGGCGAGCAGCAGATGCTGGCGGTGGCCCGCATCCTGCGCACTGGCGCCAGCGTGCTGCTGCTCGACGAGATCTCGGAAGGCCTGGCGCCCGTGATCGTGCAAAAGCTGGCGAAGATGATCGCCATGCTGCGCGGCCGCGGCTACACCATCGTCATGGTAGAGCAGAACTTCCGCTTTGCCGCGCCGCTGGCGGACCGCTTCTTCGTGATGGAGCACGGCCGCATCGTCGAGGCCTTCGGCGCCGATGAGCTCGAACGAAAGATGCCCACGCTCAGCGCCTTGCTGGGCGTTTAA
- a CDS encoding ABC transporter ATP-binding protein, with protein MPDTDVILQTQGLTKAFKGFTAVSDVSLSVRRGSIHALIGPNGAGKTTCFNLLTKFHAPSSGSIHFNGTDITALRPAQIARMGVIRSFQISAVFPQLTVLENVRIALQRRLGTSWHFWRGRRSLSRLDGRAMELLDAVGLAGFAHLGTAELAYGRKRALELATTLATDPELMLLDEPTQGMGHEDVETVTTLIKRVSAGRTVLMVEHNMSVVSSIVDRITVLQRGAVLAEGTYDEISRNPQVREAYMGTTDEPEDRHAAAAALNAEAS; from the coding sequence ATGCCTGACACTGATGTAATCCTGCAGACGCAGGGACTGACCAAGGCGTTCAAGGGCTTTACCGCAGTCAGCGATGTCAGCCTGTCCGTGCGGCGGGGCTCGATCCACGCGCTGATCGGCCCCAACGGCGCCGGCAAGACCACCTGCTTCAACCTGCTGACGAAGTTCCATGCGCCCTCGTCAGGCTCGATCCACTTCAACGGCACCGACATCACCGCGCTGCGGCCGGCCCAGATCGCCCGCATGGGGGTGATCCGCTCGTTCCAGATCTCGGCGGTGTTTCCGCAACTGACGGTGCTGGAGAACGTGCGCATCGCGCTGCAGCGCCGGCTCGGGACCTCCTGGCATTTCTGGCGTGGCAGGCGCTCCCTGTCGCGGCTGGACGGCCGCGCCATGGAACTGCTGGATGCGGTCGGCCTGGCCGGCTTCGCGCACCTGGGCACGGCGGAGCTGGCCTACGGGCGCAAGCGCGCGCTGGAACTCGCCACCACGCTCGCGACCGACCCGGAGCTGATGCTGCTGGACGAACCGACGCAAGGCATGGGGCATGAAGACGTGGAGACCGTCACCACCCTGATCAAGCGCGTTTCGGCGGGGCGGACGGTGCTGATGGTGGAACACAACATGAGCGTGGTGTCGTCCATCGTGGACCGCATCACGGTGCTGCAGCGCGGCGCGGTGCTGGCAGAAGGGACCTATGACGAGATCTCACGCAATCCGCAGGTAAGGGAAGCCTATATGGGAACCACCGACGAACCCGAAGACCGCCACGCAGCCGCGGCGGCGCTGAACGCGGAGGCATCATGA
- a CDS encoding ABC transporter substrate-binding protein translates to MSTSRILRTLAASSALLGLAAATPALADANGVKIGVITDMSGSYADLSGKGSVLAAQMAVEEFGGKALGKPVTVLSADHQNKADIASSLARRWFDTDGVDMVIDFPNSSTALAVQEVARQKQKIDIVSTGGAMALTNQNCSPTGFHWAWDTYSVSYPLVRRMIEQGRNSWYYITVDYAFGQSLEADFRKAVDAGGGKNVGATRHPLNASDFSSPVVAASASKAKVVVLANAGNDMINGVKAAGEFGLIKAGQTVITPSTFITDIKSLGLNAAQGLTYVDPFKLDLDGKSKDFVERYYKRHKAYPTHGQIGVYSGVLHYLKAVEAAKTVEGPAVAEKMRALPVNDAFVRNGKVRVDGRMVHDMYLAQAKTPAESKGPWDLVRYIGTIPGDEAFRPLSASECPLVKK, encoded by the coding sequence ATGTCCACCTCTCGCATCCTCCGCACCCTCGCTGCGTCCTCCGCCCTGCTGGGCCTGGCCGCCGCCACGCCCGCACTGGCCGACGCCAATGGCGTGAAGATCGGCGTCATCACCGACATGTCCGGCTCCTATGCCGACCTCTCCGGCAAGGGCTCCGTGCTTGCCGCGCAGATGGCCGTGGAAGAGTTCGGCGGCAAGGCCCTCGGCAAACCTGTGACGGTGCTTTCCGCCGATCACCAGAACAAGGCCGATATCGCCTCGTCGCTGGCGCGCCGCTGGTTCGATACCGATGGCGTCGACATGGTGATCGACTTTCCCAACTCGTCGACCGCGCTGGCGGTGCAGGAGGTGGCGCGGCAGAAGCAGAAGATCGACATCGTCTCGACCGGCGGCGCCATGGCGCTGACCAACCAGAACTGCTCGCCCACCGGCTTCCATTGGGCCTGGGACACGTATTCGGTGTCTTACCCGCTGGTGCGGCGCATGATCGAACAGGGCCGCAACAGCTGGTACTACATCACCGTGGACTACGCCTTCGGCCAGTCGCTGGAGGCAGATTTCCGCAAGGCCGTGGACGCAGGCGGCGGCAAGAACGTGGGCGCCACCCGGCATCCGCTCAACGCCAGCGATTTCAGCAGCCCGGTGGTGGCCGCCTCGGCTTCCAAGGCCAAGGTGGTGGTGCTGGCCAACGCCGGCAACGACATGATCAACGGGGTCAAGGCAGCCGGCGAGTTCGGCCTGATCAAGGCGGGCCAGACGGTGATCACGCCCTCCACCTTCATCACCGATATCAAGAGCCTGGGCCTGAACGCTGCGCAAGGGCTGACCTATGTCGACCCGTTCAAGCTCGACCTGGATGGCAAGTCGAAGGACTTCGTCGAGCGCTACTACAAGCGCCACAAGGCCTATCCCACGCATGGCCAGATCGGCGTCTATTCAGGCGTGCTGCATTACCTGAAGGCGGTGGAAGCCGCCAAGACCGTGGAAGGCCCGGCCGTGGCGGAGAAGATGCGCGCGCTGCCCGTCAACGATGCCTTCGTGCGCAATGGCAAGGTGCGTGTCGACGGCCGCATGGTGCATGACATGTACCTGGCCCAGGCCAAGACCCCGGCCGAGTCCAAGGGCCCGTGGGACCTGGTCAGGTACATCGGCACGATCCCCGGCGACGAAGCCTTCCGGCCGCTGTCCGCCAGCGAATGTCCCCTGGTGAAGAAGTGA
- a CDS encoding MFS transporter, translated as MTISLTRSETRAPASGMTAEERKVILASSFGALMEWYDFYIYAALAVYFGALFFPKGNETAAFLASLATFGAGFLIRPVGALLFGRLGDLIGRKYTFLVTILLMGVATVGVGVLPTYEQIGITATVLLVLLRLLQGLALGGEVGGAVTYVAEHSPVHKRGLYTSSLQTTATLGLLSSLLVVYLLKTFLTEAEFRDWGWRIPFIVSLVMLVISVYIRGKLHESPVFARMKAANTTSRAPIRESFTNWKNLRSVLLLFVVAAGLGAIFGTGHFYSMFFLNKTLHVPLETVHMLIGIALVVATPCYLLFGWLSDRIGRKYIMMAACLLAAVCIQPVFKGLTHYANPALEQFQQQGAVQVTAGDCKARLFGEPVSACDKIRGYLTDLGVGYTFVPASNPAQAEVRIADRTLQGFDRDAIKSALVAAGWPERADPAKINTPMVFVLLLVPILFLAMVYGPMAAFMVELFPARVRYTSLSLPFHLGAGWVGGMLSFVVTAMNVASGDVYFGLWYPVIIAGLAFVIGMLFVPETRGRDLAT; from the coding sequence ATGACGATCAGCCTGACTCGCAGCGAGACACGCGCCCCCGCATCCGGCATGACAGCCGAGGAGCGCAAGGTCATCCTTGCCTCTTCCTTCGGCGCCCTGATGGAGTGGTACGACTTTTACATCTACGCCGCACTGGCGGTGTATTTCGGCGCACTGTTCTTCCCCAAGGGCAATGAGACTGCCGCCTTCCTGGCCAGCCTGGCCACCTTCGGCGCAGGCTTCCTGATACGGCCGGTGGGCGCGCTGCTGTTCGGCCGCCTGGGCGACCTGATCGGGCGCAAGTACACCTTCCTGGTCACCATCCTGCTGATGGGTGTTGCCACCGTCGGCGTCGGCGTGCTGCCCACGTATGAGCAGATCGGCATCACCGCCACCGTGCTGCTGGTGTTGCTGCGGCTGCTGCAAGGCCTGGCGCTGGGCGGCGAGGTCGGCGGCGCGGTCACCTACGTGGCCGAGCACTCCCCCGTGCACAAGCGCGGGCTGTACACCAGTTCGCTGCAGACCACGGCAACGCTGGGCCTGCTGTCCTCGTTGCTGGTCGTCTACCTGCTCAAGACCTTCCTGACCGAGGCCGAGTTCCGTGACTGGGGCTGGCGCATTCCCTTCATCGTGTCGCTTGTGATGCTGGTGATCTCGGTCTACATCCGCGGCAAGCTGCATGAATCGCCGGTCTTTGCCCGGATGAAGGCTGCCAACACCACCTCGAGGGCGCCGATCCGCGAGAGTTTCACCAACTGGAAGAACCTCAGGTCGGTGCTGCTGCTGTTCGTGGTGGCGGCGGGCCTGGGCGCCATCTTCGGCACCGGCCACTTCTATTCGATGTTCTTCCTCAACAAGACGCTGCACGTGCCGCTCGAAACGGTCCACATGCTGATCGGGATCGCGCTGGTGGTGGCCACCCCCTGCTACCTGCTGTTCGGCTGGCTGTCCGACCGCATCGGCCGCAAGTACATCATGATGGCCGCCTGCCTGCTGGCGGCGGTGTGCATCCAGCCGGTGTTCAAGGGCCTGACGCACTATGCCAATCCGGCGCTGGAACAGTTCCAGCAGCAGGGCGCCGTGCAGGTGACGGCCGGCGACTGCAAGGCGCGCCTGTTCGGCGAGCCGGTGTCCGCCTGCGACAAGATCCGCGGCTACCTGACCGACCTGGGCGTGGGCTACACCTTCGTGCCGGCCAGCAATCCGGCGCAGGCTGAAGTACGCATCGCGGATCGCACGCTGCAGGGCTTTGACCGCGACGCCATCAAGAGCGCGCTGGTGGCGGCCGGCTGGCCCGAGCGCGCGGACCCCGCCAAGATCAACACGCCGATGGTATTCGTGCTGCTGCTGGTCCCGATCCTGTTCCTGGCCATGGTGTACGGGCCGATGGCGGCCTTCATGGTGGAGCTGTTCCCGGCCCGGGTGCGCTACACCTCGCTGTCGCTGCCCTTCCACCTCGGCGCGGGCTGGGTCGGCGGCATGCTGTCCTTCGTGGTCACGGCCATGAACGTGGCCAGCGGCGACGTCTACTTCGGCCTGTGGTACCCGGTGATCATCGCCGGTCTGGCCTTTGTCATCGGCATGCTGTTCGTGCCGGAGACGCGCGGCCGCGATCTGGCCACCTGA
- a CDS encoding amidohydrolase family protein: MTKVKKIALEEHFMTPGFQAYSKAFTQHIDPAVFAELGRRLADFDEDRLAEMDRAGIDITVLSQTGPGVQGERDAGLAVARARESNDFLAAQIARHPTRFAGFAALPMHDPEQAARELERAVRELGFKGSLVNGHTHGRYYDDPAYDAFWERMQALDVPMYLHPTDALVQPQVLAGHPELTGAAWGWGVETASHALRLLFGGVFDRFPRLKLILGHMGEGLPYQRWRFDSRFAVYSHGVRLERSPSEYIGTNIVITTSGVCSHGALAGAIAELGAEAVMFSVDYPYESTEVAAKFIEDAPLDDTMRALVCHGNAQRLLKL, translated from the coding sequence ATGACCAAAGTGAAGAAGATCGCCCTCGAAGAGCATTTCATGACGCCGGGATTTCAGGCCTATTCCAAGGCGTTCACGCAGCATATTGATCCGGCGGTGTTTGCCGAGCTGGGCCGCCGCCTCGCCGATTTCGACGAGGACCGCCTTGCCGAGATGGACCGCGCCGGCATCGACATCACGGTGCTGTCGCAGACGGGTCCGGGCGTGCAGGGCGAGCGCGATGCCGGCCTCGCCGTGGCGCGGGCGCGCGAGAGCAATGACTTCCTGGCCGCGCAGATCGCGCGCCACCCCACGCGCTTTGCCGGCTTTGCCGCGCTGCCCATGCACGACCCGGAACAGGCCGCGCGCGAGCTGGAACGCGCCGTGCGCGAGCTTGGCTTCAAGGGCTCGCTGGTGAACGGCCATACCCACGGGCGCTACTACGACGACCCGGCATACGATGCTTTCTGGGAGCGCATGCAGGCGCTGGACGTGCCCATGTACCTGCACCCGACCGACGCGCTGGTTCAGCCGCAGGTCCTGGCGGGCCACCCCGAGCTGACCGGCGCGGCGTGGGGCTGGGGCGTCGAGACCGCATCGCATGCGCTGCGGCTGCTGTTCGGCGGCGTGTTCGACCGCTTCCCGCGCCTGAAGCTCATCCTCGGCCATATGGGCGAGGGCCTGCCGTACCAGCGCTGGCGCTTCGACAGCCGCTTTGCGGTCTATTCGCACGGCGTCCGGCTGGAGCGCTCACCTTCGGAATACATCGGCACCAATATCGTCATCACCACTTCGGGGGTGTGTTCGCACGGTGCGCTGGCCGGTGCCATTGCCGAGCTCGGCGCTGAGGCCGTGATGTTCTCGGTCGACTATCCCTACGAATCCACCGAAGTCGCGGCGAAGTTCATCGAGGACGCGCCGCTCGACGACACCATGCGCGCGCTGGTCTGCCACGGCAACGCGCAACGCCTGCTCAAGCTGTAA
- a CDS encoding Asp/Glu racemase, which yields MQKVFRIGQIVPSSNTTMETEIPAMLLARQQIRPERFTFHSSRMRMKKVVKEELAAMDAESDRCAVELSDARVDVLGYACLVAIMAMGHGYHRKSEQRLKVHTIENGGDAPVITSAGALVDALRVIGARRIAVVAPYLKPLTELVVDYIRNEGYEVVDYRALEIPDNLEVGRHDPARLPGIVSQMNLADVDAIVLSACVQMPSLPAVAKVEAMTGKPVITAAIATTYAMLKALDLEPVVPGAGALLSGAY from the coding sequence ATGCAAAAAGTCTTTCGCATCGGCCAGATCGTTCCCAGCTCGAACACGACCATGGAAACCGAGATTCCCGCGATGCTGCTGGCGCGCCAGCAGATCCGTCCGGAGCGCTTCACCTTCCACTCCAGCCGCATGCGCATGAAGAAGGTGGTCAAGGAAGAGCTGGCCGCCATGGATGCCGAATCCGACCGCTGCGCGGTGGAACTTAGCGACGCCCGCGTCGACGTGCTCGGCTACGCCTGCCTGGTCGCCATCATGGCCATGGGCCACGGCTATCACCGCAAGTCGGAGCAGCGCCTGAAGGTCCACACCATCGAGAATGGCGGCGACGCGCCGGTGATCACCAGCGCCGGTGCGCTGGTGGATGCGCTGCGCGTGATCGGCGCGCGCCGCATCGCCGTGGTCGCGCCATACTTGAAGCCGTTGACCGAGCTTGTGGTGGATTACATCCGCAACGAAGGCTATGAGGTGGTGGACTACCGTGCGCTGGAGATTCCGGACAACCTTGAGGTCGGCCGCCACGATCCGGCGCGGCTGCCGGGCATCGTGTCGCAGATGAACCTGGCGGATGTCGATGCCATCGTGCTGTCGGCCTGCGTGCAGATGCCGTCGCTGCCGGCAGTGGCAAAGGTAGAGGCGATGACGGGTAAGCCGGTCATCACCGCGGCCATTGCCACGACCTACGCCATGCTCAAGGCGCTGGACCTGGAGCCGGTCGTGCCGGGCGCCGGCGCGCTGCTGTCGGGCGCCTACTGA
- a CDS encoding alpha/beta fold hydrolase: MTTFLYGGHVHANGIRQHFLRYGGNDGERAARDPVIIVPGITSPAITWGFVGERFGASFDTYVLDVRGRGLSSAEAGMDYSLDAQARDVVAFAEALGLRRHSVVGHSMGARIGVRAAAGRPGGLARLVLVDPPVSGPGRRAYPAQLPWYVDSIRLSRQGTDVEGMRRFCPTWTDEQLRLRAEWLHTCNEDAVVRSFEDFHRDDIHADLPRVKVPTLLMTAGRGDVVRAEDVAEIRTLLPGVLVSHVAGAGHMIPWDDEAGFYAAFGDFLGAPLTQ, translated from the coding sequence ATGACCACCTTCCTTTATGGCGGGCATGTCCATGCCAACGGCATTCGCCAGCACTTCCTGCGCTATGGTGGAAACGACGGTGAACGCGCCGCGCGCGATCCCGTGATCATCGTGCCGGGCATCACCAGCCCGGCAATCACCTGGGGCTTCGTCGGCGAGCGCTTTGGCGCCAGCTTCGATACCTATGTGCTGGATGTGCGCGGGCGTGGCCTGTCGTCGGCCGAGGCCGGGATGGACTACAGCCTCGACGCCCAGGCCCGCGACGTGGTGGCCTTTGCCGAGGCACTTGGCCTGCGCCGCCACAGCGTGGTTGGCCATTCGATGGGCGCGCGCATCGGCGTGCGCGCCGCGGCGGGCCGGCCTGGCGGCCTGGCCAGACTGGTGCTGGTCGACCCGCCGGTGTCGGGGCCCGGGCGCCGCGCGTATCCTGCGCAACTGCCGTGGTATGTGGATTCCATCCGCCTGTCGCGCCAGGGCACCGACGTGGAAGGCATGCGCCGCTTCTGCCCGACCTGGACCGACGAGCAGCTGCGCCTGCGCGCCGAATGGCTGCATACCTGCAACGAAGACGCCGTGGTGCGCAGCTTTGAGGATTTCCATCGCGACGACATCCATGCGGATCTGCCCCGGGTCAAGGTGCCGACGCTGCTGATGACCGCCGGGCGTGGCGACGTGGTGCGCGCTGAAGACGTGGCGGAGATCCGCACGCTGCTGCCGGGGGTGCTGGTCAGCCACGTTGCCGGGGCCGGCCACATGATCCCGTGGGATGACGAAGCGGGCTTTTACGCGGCGTTTGGGGATTTCCTCGGCGCGCCGCTGACGCAATGA
- a CDS encoding M29 family peptidase codes for MPVSDHQMIEAWRKVLKLSRLEPGQTVTILTSAATHPQTLSTALIATQAMGAIVNRLDLPPVNGEKALSRDALAYLGTTPLTGNRAAIAALRESDLVLDLMTLLFSPEQHDILKGGTKILLAAEPPEVLTRLVPCEADRERVKAASERLARAKEMHVVSPAGTDLRCPLGEFPAISEYGFVDEPGRWDHWPSGFALTWPNEGAANGTIVLERGDILLPQKTYVTEPVMLTVEGGFATRIEGGLHAELLSEYMASFNDPQAYAISHIGWGLQPRAHWSTLGLYDREATIGMDARAFEGNFLFSLGPNNEAGGSRTTACHIDIPVRNCTVRLDGVDVVSRGKVMDGFRYPEEK; via the coding sequence ATGCCGGTAAGTGACCACCAGATGATCGAGGCCTGGCGCAAGGTGCTGAAGCTGTCGCGGCTGGAGCCGGGGCAGACCGTCACCATCCTGACCAGCGCCGCGACCCACCCGCAGACGCTCTCCACCGCGCTGATCGCCACGCAGGCGATGGGTGCCATCGTCAACCGGCTCGACCTGCCGCCCGTCAACGGCGAAAAGGCGCTGAGCCGCGACGCGCTGGCCTACCTGGGCACGACCCCGCTCACGGGCAACCGGGCCGCGATTGCCGCGCTCAGGGAAAGCGACCTGGTGCTGGACCTGATGACGCTGCTGTTCTCCCCCGAACAGCACGACATCCTGAAGGGCGGCACCAAAATCCTGCTGGCCGCCGAGCCGCCCGAGGTGCTGACGCGCCTGGTGCCTTGCGAGGCCGACCGCGAGCGCGTCAAGGCCGCCTCCGAGCGGCTGGCCCGCGCCAAGGAGATGCATGTGGTGTCGCCGGCCGGCACCGACCTGCGCTGCCCGCTGGGCGAGTTCCCGGCCATCAGCGAGTATGGCTTTGTCGACGAGCCCGGGCGCTGGGACCACTGGCCCAGCGGCTTCGCGCTGACCTGGCCCAACGAGGGCGCTGCCAATGGCACCATCGTGCTGGAGCGCGGCGACATCCTGCTGCCGCAGAAGACCTACGTCACCGAGCCGGTCATGCTGACGGTGGAGGGCGGCTTTGCCACGCGCATCGAAGGCGGCCTGCACGCCGAACTGCTGAGCGAGTACATGGCCTCCTTCAACGACCCGCAGGCCTATGCCATCTCGCATATCGGCTGGGGGCTGCAGCCGCGCGCGCACTGGTCCACGCTGGGGCTGTACGATCGCGAGGCCACCATCGGCATGGACGCGCGCGCGTTCGAGGGCAACTTCCTGTTCTCGCTCGGCCCCAATAACGAAGCCGGCGGCAGCCGCACCACGGCCTGCCATATCGATATTCCCGTGCGCAACTGCACCGTGCGCCTGGACGGCGTGGATGTGGTGAGCCGCGGCAAGGTCATGGACGGGTTCCGCTACCCGGAGGAGAAGTAG
- a CDS encoding N-carbamoylsarcosine amidohydrolase, whose protein sequence is MHKEIGAYQRQGFGNDLELAGPFGLLLVDFVNGFADPEVFGGGNIREAIANTVPLLAVARREGWAIAHSRIVFADDGSDHNIFSMKVPNMLSLKERERNSAIVEELAPRVGELVVRKTVPSAFFGTSLAAWLTQRGVRTLVVAGAVTSGCVRASVVDAMQYGLRPLVLSDCVGDRALGPHQANLFDMEQKYATVTTRAEGLAAIGVRE, encoded by the coding sequence ATGCACAAGGAGATCGGCGCGTACCAGCGCCAGGGCTTCGGCAACGACCTGGAACTGGCGGGCCCGTTCGGGCTGCTGCTGGTCGATTTCGTCAACGGCTTTGCCGACCCGGAGGTGTTCGGCGGCGGCAATATCCGCGAGGCCATCGCCAACACCGTGCCGCTGCTGGCCGTGGCACGGCGCGAAGGCTGGGCGATTGCGCACAGCCGCATCGTCTTTGCGGACGATGGTTCGGACCACAACATCTTTTCCATGAAGGTGCCGAACATGCTGTCGCTGAAGGAGCGCGAACGCAACAGCGCCATCGTCGAAGAACTGGCGCCGCGGGTGGGCGAGCTGGTGGTGCGCAAGACCGTGCCGTCGGCGTTCTTCGGTACGTCGCTGGCCGCCTGGCTGACGCAGCGCGGCGTGCGCACGCTGGTGGTGGCCGGCGCGGTGACCAGCGGCTGCGTGCGCGCCAGCGTGGTGGACGCCATGCAGTACGGCTTGCGGCCGCTGGTGCTGTCGGATTGCGTCGGCGACCGCGCGCTTGGACCGCACCAGGCCAACCTGTTCGACATGGAGCAGAAATATGCGACGGTCACCACGCGCGCGGAAGGGCTGGCGGCCATCGGGGTGCGCGAATGA